One window of the Crassaminicella thermophila genome contains the following:
- a CDS encoding GerMN domain-containing protein — MRILYKVLILLLLVIALTYALTNIRHNDDFNKNQIPIAPVPDKRRYELKLYFGNPQNDALTVERRVIVSSEQREEKLIVEELIKGPRNKILNTFIPKQTRIISINTIEGICYVNFSKEILNNPWRKINEDMMIWSVVNSLTEVEYIHAVQILVEGNKDVFEKIYSLKEPLYRNEKVLMDKVITPIDTFTRFIEYLKTDNYQKAYKMLDKSSKENLDFVKFKLIIGNYAKQMKNYHIYMYQTQKYSSGVVLVINFRKTTISISDEEDEMIEKWKLIYENGLWKIVLPI, encoded by the coding sequence TTGAGAATTCTTTATAAAGTATTAATTTTGTTATTATTAGTTATTGCATTGACATATGCTTTAACAAACATAAGGCATAATGATGATTTTAACAAAAATCAAATACCTATTGCACCAGTACCTGACAAGAGAAGATATGAATTAAAATTATACTTTGGTAATCCTCAAAATGATGCCTTAACTGTCGAAAGACGTGTTATTGTTTCTTCTGAGCAAAGAGAAGAGAAACTAATTGTTGAGGAATTGATAAAAGGTCCTAGAAATAAAATTTTAAATACCTTTATACCTAAGCAAACAAGAATTATTTCAATCAATACAATAGAAGGAATTTGTTATGTAAACTTTTCAAAAGAAATACTAAATAATCCATGGAGAAAAATAAATGAGGATATGATGATCTGGTCTGTTGTAAATTCACTTACAGAGGTTGAATATATTCATGCAGTGCAAATATTAGTCGAAGGCAATAAAGATGTGTTCGAAAAAATTTACTCATTAAAAGAACCTCTCTATAGAAATGAAAAAGTGTTGATGGATAAGGTTATTACACCTATTGATACTTTTACACGATTTATAGAATATTTAAAAACAGATAATTATCAAAAAGCATATAAAATGTTAGATAAATCTAGCAAAGAAAATTTAGATTTTGTAAAGTTTAAATTAATAATAGGTAATTATGCCAAACAAATGAAAAACTACCATATTTATATGTATCAAACTCAAAAATATAGCAGTGGTGTAGTATTAGTAATTAATTTTAGAAAAACAACCATATCTATTTCTGATGAAGAAGATGAAATGATTGAAAAATGGAAGCTTATATATGAAAATGGATTATGGAAAATTGTATTACCTATCTAG